The following is a genomic window from Episyrphus balteatus chromosome 1, idEpiBalt1.1, whole genome shotgun sequence.
AATTATTGCGTATTAATGGGCTTTCATGCGATAATGATGATGGCCAGCTTTTGGAAGGttctaaagaaattttttgatattgGGTTTCGTTCGTTCGTGATGGAAGAAAATGCAAATTAAGGAATTAACAAAAGGTGTTGTTGGTAGAGAAGGTAGAATTTTACTGATGGACTtttgtatataatattttttaatttattctttttaagaCTATGCAAAATATGTGTGACGcgatcagataaaaaaaaaattggtttttgcgCATTTGAAcgtatttcattttaatttatttaattggtCACCTGGACTCTTTTATACCTACTTATATGATACATTTTTGTGGGTATCTGTATTGTAACTTTTAAGTTATTAGGGTGACAtgaacttttgaataaattatattttgaagaaaaattagaaacttgAAAATATATTAGTTTAAACACCTacggtttttgtttatttcatttttattgtctCGGGTGTGACACTCTTTTATTGTTTCCCTTTAAAGCTATATaggtacataaattaaaaaaaaaaaatatacagatTTTCATAATGCCAAGGAGAATATCCAATAATCCAATAATCCTTATGAAAATACCAAAGGTGTTTTCTTCTGTCACGTgtccaaataaaacaatttaactattttttgacttgtctaagaaaaaaaaacaagtctaatgcaaatcattttggcgcacattaccgaatttcctcaagaccttcctccacaggcaatccacaagttaatagcttgtgacgaacagcgtaaaacgaccttatgcaggcctatttacaaaacaatgaaacattttagcgAGGCTATAGCTTCACTAAGGAAATTATTATTTGCATTGGATGTTacaataaggccttatagaggttgttataagatgttgaatttatgaattaaaaaaaaaaaatttattgaatcttatttttttcttttaatttttttctattttgtttttttctcttttgttggCCATTGCAGTgcttttttctgttgttttgaaatgggaagaattttattttaattgaaaaagaacacatttttttaatttcacaaatggcccggccaggaatcgatcccacgtacctcctCATACCAGCGCAGCACTctaccagtagaccatgctcgaacattaaagatgagtggaaaaaagGGAGCTAGTTGATACTTCACattcaaattcaatatttttttcgaatgcactgcaaaaattgcatacttttaagaaaaaaaaacattgaatactTACAAGAAGAAAATATTGCATACATAAAAGATagaaacattgcatacttaaaagAAAAGAAGGGCTTATAGAGGCCTTATTTCACTTGAAAATGCGAGGCATCCTTAGAACGGTTCAAAAAGGTCGTAagaaggtcttctttaactaaaatttaCAAGGCTTCCTCTAAACACTTCTAGGAAGTCTTAAAGAGACCTTCTTTCTTTCAAAATGGTTGACTTGCATAatcaagccttaaactaaacctatacaaactatagcttgtcgaatGGAAAAAattggaccttatgcaagccaaattgttacttggggtggaacaaaaaaatgaagtaattttgAAGTTGTGCATGTTTTTAAAAgacatttcatattttttgtaaaaagcatTTGGTTTTCAACACTACATATTCGTAGCTTTTAATcgtttagtaaaattaaaaaaaaaaatccgttttgcCGTACATACATAGTTTTACTATTTTtgagaatttaattttcaaaagtgcTACTGGGTAGTAGAAGTAGTttctaaaaagttttaaaatgtcGGAAACTCTTAATTCAATTATTGGAAAGATATAAATCAATAACCGAAAACCTGTCAAAGATTACAAAAcggtgtttaaaaattaaaaaaaactgagtttTCGACCTTCGGCCATAGCAAAAATTCTAGACTCGTCAGTtttcaacacaattttgagagAAGACAATCAAACCTTCTTAAGGTGCAAAGACtccagaatttaaaaaaattatgtttttctcaaaacataTTTCCTTCTATTCTTGATCACGCCTTCAATGACCTTCCTTCAGCGAGTGCTACGCTagtttttttgtggaaaatataTGGTCGAGATCAGCGAAACGTAATAGGGTTGCCGctacttttaatttattataaaacaaaataaatttttctaatttttttttgtttgttttccataacttttctttcaataaaaaaattgtaagaaaacgcACTTTTTTTCCAGTAAACAGAGTGAAAGAGATAATGTCTCTCCCACTGTAAGAAATGGGAATGAAAGTATACAGGGTATTCCTTGTTCTATAAAAATTGCTATTTATGTGAAATAGGTAATGTTTTTCATGCGTTTCCATTAAAAGAGTGCGGATTGGTTGAGAGGTCTTGCAAATTATTAAACAGGTCCATTTCTTCCTATTCAAAGATAACCATAGTTTTCATCAgccaatttttaaattcgtGCCCGTAGTGTGCTAGATATTGTTGGTAATACGATGTGTCTAGTTGAATCAGTGGAGTGTCCTGTGTCGTGGATTGCAATTGGTAAATCATTCGTAAATGAGTAACCGTAGATATCAAATTATCACCACTAAagtgaaatatgtttaaaaacttgttttcatatttttcaacaactcaaagtgtagtttttttttcttaaagttttcgAACACCAAATAAAATTGTACAAATTGTAATGACCTAAATGTGATTGTTCACAACTTGTAATATCTATTTTAATACCTGAAGGAAAACAAAATGCAAGAAAAAGTCCTGTTAAATATTTTGAGTTATGTCGAAACCTTTGACTGTACCAATTACTAAACattgaaaacaaagaaaaaaaaaactcaaaaaatataacttaCATAACCAtcggatcaaaaaaaaaaatcatgtgtgcaattcacacgtggttgaagtgaaaccttaaaaatcatttttcttgcaaaaaaatgaatcgaaaaaatataacttttttttattcgatcacttttttttatatgacaacctacaataaattttataccttctgaaagcttattgtttcagatcaaaatatttataccgaccatgtctatacaacatctacaaaaagagctagaacttttttaacccaattagttttcataaaaaaagcaaacaaatcaatctcttttctcttcttacGCCATTTATATGTACGACGCTTCAATCAAATTTCTACCATGCttataaaaaaagtaagaatttttcaaagccaaccatctcaaaatttcaaactgagattacggtactttctacactggtggctggtcatcggcaacagatcttcacaggtgttttgaggtatttttcaagtttttcaattaaagattatataacttgtagagcacgtaccgttatgtgtgatatattaaatgaaaggtaatattttcAGCATGcctattaaagttaaataaatttgttatgtgctctagatcaaaagatataacgtgtttagaaaaaaaacatcttttcaccgttatctcagaattttgaatatgaagttaattgaaattttgtacaattataatttatttaataacctatctactgtataaatttcattcatctatctattaaaacattgatttttcctgtcgctttttcgtttcatcttgcttcaaatcactacgatactaaagaagttttcacttcaaaaatgccCAAAAAGGAATAACATCTCTTATATTTGTCtgcatttatacaaaaaaacgttcctttcaattttttttaaacccacaaaaaaaaaagaaagttatgAATGGAACACATCAAATCTCTGTCGAAAAATGCATTTAACAATGTATCGTTTTCCACATATTGCCACATTGTGCTTAACGCTCGACCGCATTCGAGGCGtaatcctcaaaaaaaaaaaataccccagCAACTTTGTGTTCGAAATCTGAACTAAGGAATTAATAATTGAAATCTCTTTGCTGTGGAGTGTTCcgcgttactttttttttgtttttatgcttTTTGCGGTTGGATTTTTCATGAATGCGGTGCTTTTGAATCCAGTCGAGTCGGTCGATGGTGGTAGTGcaacaaaaatattctttttcatcctgattgttgggaatatttgaATAACCCTGATGGTTCATGTTGTTACgtatgtaaaaaatttaaaattgatattttgattCTGACCagaatcaaaaattctattgatACACTTGCTCTTACAATGTAAATGCTTCCATTCATTATGATGACCGGGTCATACACTTTTGTAAAGCTTTCATCCACAAGCATTAAAAAGGGTAATTTTAAATGGTTCCcacttataaaatatatataactacATTTTAccccattttttttacataaatcatttttcctttcaattttgaaagagttttgttcttttttttaagacctTAGGCCTCTTCATGGATCAGTTGCAGTTTCAGTTttaaccaacaaaataaaactttaatacaaaaatgctTACAAAAGGTTTTTGCAATAAACAACCATGATGGCAGACACTACTCCAATTGTGAATATAACCGGAAACAGTGCGACATGTACCCCTTGCATGATAATATTCTCTGATGTGGAACTGCTGCCGTCGCGTAGCGATGATGACTTTGTCTGATAAGTTACTTCAAATGACCACCGGTGCCAGTGTCAGCTTCAATTATTGTTTGGTACAGCGGAACTGAAATAACTCCATTATCTGTAAACATGACAACTGAAATTTATGCACAGGAAATGCGTTCTTTCCCGACGCGTCTGCCGACGTGCATTTGGCTACTGTGTGACCAatgcatacaaaaataataaaccattaaGAATGGactatttttagtttatttgttgttttgcaaaattactttactgtattttatttaatgaattcaGTTGTCAGATTATGACACCCAGCTGCATTTTAttgaactaaaataaaaatgaattattgaagcgacttccaaaaaaaattaatttattttattattatgcaTTTTGGATAAGTCGTTAGTAGGATGGACTATCTTTCTGAATGATCTGCGTTCAAATCCAGTATTTAGAAATTGACAAAGCTTCCTTGAAGCCTTGAAGAAGTGCATCTTACAGTAGTCATTCACACTCGGTAGAAAAAATATGCAGGTCTCTTCAATTTTTTCGAATTACTAACACGCATACAAGAAAGATTTAGGGAGAGATTTATAACTTGAAAGTCAGAAAAAGCCTAGATTCttcaatagaaatatttttgatgccTATTAAGCTCCTGGAAAATGTATCCCAAAGAATTTCTTGAGTGTGAATTAtgagttttgttaaaattcgtTTGGCACGGCACGGAACACCAGAATGCtccattttttttaccattttcaaAACCCGTTTTTGACCCCATTTCACGAAAGttgaatttttggaaattgttccaaatttttgaacgtctaaattaattaatttatttcgaaagtttgaggccaaaaaaaaaaaaaatcaagtgtgcaattcacacgtaaTAGAagtgaaacattaaaaaatcattttttcatgttaaaacaatttattaattaaaatttgtttttttttcgttttttttttcaagaaaaatgattttttaaggtttaagATCTACCACgtttgaattgcacacatgattttttttaatgacaacttatacaaacttataaattttatatcatctgaaagcttattgcttcagttcaaaatatttttaccgaCCATGTCTAGTCTATACAATTATCttcaaaaagagctagaatttttttaacccaatcagTTATCatcataaaatgcaaaaaaaaaagtcttttttctcttcttaaaccattaaatccattcttttaaatgacaacccataataaattttatatcatctgacagcttattatttcaccttttatatgacgcttcaatcatatttctacgatgcctacaaaattttttaaggcTATGtctaaatttcaaactgagattacagtACTTTCTACAATGGTCATTGTCAACAGATCtctacaggtgttttgaggtatttttcaagttcatcaatttaagattgtgtaacttgtagagcacgtaccgttacaCAAATCATCACATCACATCAAATGAAAGTTAATATTATCAGTATGCGtactaaagttaaatcaaatttgtatgtgctctaaatcaaaatatatgacgtgtttagaaaaaaaatcctttcaccgttatctcaggattttgaatataaaattaattgatattttgtacagtaatagtttattttattacctatctacagtataaatttcattcatctatctaataaaacaaaaaagttataatcaattgatttttcctgtcgctttttcgtttcatcgtgtttcacgATAcctactaaagaagttttcacttcaaaaataaatcttatttttaattttttaagtttatatgcTCTTACCattgtttcaaaatttaaattccaaaatttgtgttttaaataTACAGTGATGGACAAAACAATAAGACCACTTCGTcttactttaaaaacaaatcataaaacacatatttttatttgtttttaaaagaaaaaaaattattaatataaaatttacagTATCAGGAGCTTAAATCAATTCATTATCtaacaagattttttgtttaaataaaaaaaataaataaatacgaaaataaattgatttctaaAGCGGTCAAAACAATAGGACCACTactcaaaaaatggaaattatttcatatttcaattctttttgtGGTCAAAACCAATATATTGTCGAAAAGCCCTTATTTGCCATCACCGCACATACTTTTGGAGGCATTAATTCGACTAATTTTCGAGAAGTGTGTCTCGGTATTGCATACCAAGCCTCTTGATGTTTTTGCCGCAACTCATCCTTATTTCTCGACTTTTTTGCACCCAATGACTTCTCAACGATAgcccacaaattttcaattggaCTTGGGTCCGACGATCGGACAAACCAAGACATAACATTAATTCTATGCTCCTTAAGCCATATTTGAACTGGACTGGTCATTATAATGCATAAACTGccattttagggacattttcCATTCCGTATAGGGAAGAAAAACTTCTTCTAAGAAATTGGGATACAAATGCTGGTCCATGTTttctttaatccaaaaaattatacctactaCGTGCCAAGAAAAATACCTCCACACCATGATGTTTTTACCACCGTGTTTAAGCGTTTGTCTTGTGTATTGCGGTTTGAATTCTGCGTTCTTTGGGCGCCTTATCCATCTTTTGCCATGTGATCCCACTAATTTGACTTTACTTTCGTCCGGCTACAGAACATTACGCCATTTTTCTTCATTATCTGGACCAATCCaattaaaatggttttttgcaaaattgattCGGTTTTTGCGATGTCTCTTGCTGAGGAGTGAAACTTCCCTGGTTATTCTTTTGAAGAGGTACTTTTCTTATGGTATTCTGCTGAGCGTTTTCTCACTTATTAGCAATTTTAGCTCTAATTTAATGTCCGAAGATGACTTGAAAgtgtctttttatgaaaatcgcaTTTTTTCTAAGACGTGTTTTTGTGAAGTTTTTCGCTTTGttcctattttaaaattttctgttgGGGGCTCTAGTGCGTTAAATACaagctttttttaattaaccaaTAGTTTCGGCAATTTCCCGTTCTGATTTGCCTTCTCTTGTCAGTTAATGCATCAATTCTCTCAAGGCTGAAGAACAATGGACTCCACGACCCATTTTAatgttttcccaatttttttttttgctccactaatattaaatgatctcacaagagtattttgtttaaaatattgtttaaaatttgaatcctaggtaatacaaaaataaatgacttCACTTGGTCCTATTGTTTTGTCCACACGAtttgagagttttttttagtttatacatttattttttgcatcaaATTATCTGTgcatgttctttttcttttatttcataataGTTCTGTTATTTTAAGCAGAATATAGTAAAAAGAGccgttttatttcattttaaaaagagATAGAGAGAATATTTTAAGAGTGATAGAGGTGGTCTTATTGTTTTGTCCGTCACTGTACCTAGtcgtcgaaaatttttttttcaaaaaaattcaatttcccggaatttattatttatttatttattgctttatttatttttgctttaatgTGCAATGGTATTAAATTAATACCACATTTTTacgtacctacattttttttttcttgaagacTTACATAGAAATAAGCCATTAATTTAATACCAATGCACTTtaatgcttgaaaaaaaaaaaatactaaaatttttgtaacgatTTTCTTACCACTGTAATGCCCCGGAAAGAGTTAAAAGTACATCGTcatgtttttacattttcaaaagaaagaaccccttttcgaaaaacaataattcaaaaattgttccgagtaaaacatttaaatctctttgaaaaaaaaaaaaacaataattgcaGATTTAAGCTAGCTTTTGTtcccttttaaaaatttaaaaatcagaaaataaatACAGGTTTATTCTCTAAAACGTATTTTAAATACGTCCAGACTTTCATTTTAGGTATATTGATTTTaagtacaaaatataaataaaataatgcaCATCATTTGACAAATCGAAAAGTTGTCCCCAAAtccaaatgttcaaaaaattaattcaaaaatttcaaaacactgcattttttgtcaaaatttcattttgtttttttgacttttatGCACACTTTTGTCCGAAAACCTAGTATGTTCACTGGGTCAAAACTTATTACCATTATTAttggaaaatttgaatttagaaaaagttaaaataccTTGCACATTCTCAGTTCACAAAAGTGTTTGTTAAAATTTGCCTCACAGTAGTTGCGAAGTGTACTGAAAACCTTTCAAAATctgaataaaatttatgaaataaaaaataaaaaaaaggcccGTCAAAATTGGCGCTATTTCTAACGCCTTTATtgacaaaacttaatttaatgaactaaaaattcaattggaaATACCTACCTACCTGGTACAAATTTAATAATGCAAACATTTATACAAAAACAGGTGTTGACAACCAAATACAAATTCTTAATTTACTGCCGGTGTATCACGTCgaatttgaagtcagaattttgaacaaactgataaataaatatttgaacaaCCTGGCTGATTCTTTGCTTGAACAATTCCGTTGATAGACAAATATTTAACAtaatgatatttaattttttgagatcGATTTACTTTGAGATGATTtcttaaattgttcaaaatggGCGGGTCtaaatttattaagaaattaTAAACTACTAAATAAGTTGCTAATTTTTAATTGGTGAATGGATTATTAAGAGAAATGCAATGCAAGAACATATTACTTAAAGAAGAAGttcaaaacaattaattaaaaggCGTAAATGGGCGGTCCAATGAAAGGAATTAGGAAAgataacttttacattttcgattattttttttattcaccgaATTGATACAAAACCATATGAAAGCCGACCAAGATAAAGCAGATTTGTAGTAGagaaaaaattataccaaattcTACAACAAAAGAAACCATAAAATagtttgatattaaaattatttattagagTTCATTTTTACAGAACTACATATATTATGGCACAAATTCACACTGgaatatttaaatgcaaaatgcatttttaatttaaatcatcTGGAACTACTAGCTCCTGGTTGGGTGCTTGCAACTGTTGTCCAGTTTTTTCGTAATAATTAGCTGCTTCTATAATTCTATCAAACAACAAAGTCTTAACTTCCGTGGCCCACAAAAAGTCCAAATGAGTAAATTCAGGATAAGGAACACGAACACTGTCAACAACGTTCGGCAAGAGACTTATCAATTTTTGAACATCCTCTACTGCAGCAAAATCATCGTTGTCACTGTAATACAATCGAACTGGTGCAACGACATTTTTCTCCGAATAGCATGGTGGCGTCAATTGGTTGTATTTCATATAGTTTCCGATAAATCCATAATCATATTTACTCCATGTTCCTGAATTGTGTTCTTGAACATAATGAATAGCTTGGCCACAGGACGATGGAGATGGATGAGTTTCCATAATTGCTGGTAGAAGTGTCTGCAAGAGATCAAAACTTAGTTAAAATTTCCTTAGACAAGAATAAGGTTTTAAAGACTCACcatattacaaaatttcaaatcccAACCTGTCAACAAGAACAAGATATTCTTACACATTGGCTTCAAAAGTTCACTTTTACAAGCTTCTGAgcttattttttctataaaatcatTACTCATTCCTAAGGCAGTATTTCCAATTACTTCAGCCAATAAATTTGGAGAACCTAACATTGGACCGACTAAATTGACTATTCGACTCTTCATATTTTTCATATAGACAACTGGAGCCAACATATGTGCTGTCTTGATTTTGGCATTGTATTCTGGCATTTCAGACATGAGGACGAAAAATATTGTAGTGCCTTGAGAATGACCAACATAGTGAAGAGCCTTTTGGTTAGACTTAAGAAGTACATAGTCAAGCATTGTTGGCAAGTCGACGACAGCCATTTCGTTCCATGTGAAATCCCAGAAACTTGGTAGTAGAAGATTTGTAATTGTCAAATGTCTCATGGAATAGGCATTGCCACGGGTATTTCCCAACCAAACATCGTAACCGGCGTCAGCTAATAAAAATGCCAAAGCGTTATCGGGTCCATTTAGGATCCAGGCATCGGAAGAACTAAGGAGTCCATGTTGAAGGAAGGCTACAGGTTTAGTGTCATTTTGGTTCATCAATTTGGGGGAGTATGGAATGCGGAAAATGGTTAGGATATAGCCATCTGAGGTTTGAACTTCATGGCTCTCCACTGGATAGTTGTGTTCTTTGATCCTTTCGgcctgaaaaaaaaaggatattttttttggaaaataaaatataaaaaaaaaaattattttgaaacttaCAGTAGTCTTGAGTGAAAGGGCTGAAGCCGACCCAATAATAAGGCCGCCAAATACCAAAGCTAGAGCAAACTTTATCATATTGAATGATTAAACTGATGTAGAACGAATGTACCTTACCATTGCAAAAGGACTCCTTTTATATTCGATGAACTAGGAAGTATCTAGGTATTTGCTTAGACACTTAAGCAAATACAAAGCAGTTTCATACTATATTTGCTTGTCAATATAATTGTTCATATTGAATTAGATAACAtttgtttgattaatttttaGCAAGTTGCCAAATAGAGACAACATGTGTgaatattgatttaattttaaattttatatgatgCAATAGTTTTTGGGTGTTGCGAAATAATGATCTGATCTTCCAAGAGACGTTATAATAAATTTCCTTGATTTCATGGAGGAATTTTTTCGAATAAGGATTTGGTCATAACTAGCGTAaggggtacaatggttggcacctcCGATTTTTATACCAATTTGGCACCCTTCATGCAATAAAGCATTTCACAAAGcatttcgagatattgcaattttctcgaaaacggctccaaatTTTGATTATATTTGGCGTACGCAATGTTCTAAAAAATACTAACAAAAAAGCGTGTTTAGTTTTTCTATTGTACAGCTAAAATTTATGTCGTTt
Proteins encoded in this region:
- the LOC129906203 gene encoding lipase 3-like translates to MFALALVFGGLIIGSASALSLKTTAERIKEHNYPVESHEVQTSDGYILTIFRIPYSPKLMNQNDTKPVAFLQHGLLSSSDAWILNGPDNALAFLLADAGYDVWLGNTRGNAYSMRHLTITNLLLPSFWDFTWNEMAVVDLPTMLDYVLLKSNQKALHYVGHSQGTTIFFVLMSEMPEYNAKIKTAHMLAPVVYMKNMKSRIVNLVGPMLGSPNLLAEVIGNTALGMSNDFIEKISSEACKSELLKPMCKNILFLLTGWDLKFCNMTLLPAIMETHPSPSSCGQAIHYVQEHNSGTWSKYDYGFIGNYMKYNQLTPPCYSEKNVVAPVRLYYSDNDDFAAVEDVQKLISLLPNVVDSVRVPYPEFTHLDFLWATEVKTLLFDRIIEAANYYEKTGQQLQAPNQELVVPDDLN